One genomic region from Euleptes europaea isolate rEulEur1 chromosome 6, rEulEur1.hap1, whole genome shotgun sequence encodes:
- the NAA30 gene encoding N-alpha-acetyltransferase 30, whose product MAEVPPGPSSVLAPPPGDAASLLSPFPGAAEEEEEEEEEEEGGCGAAEAGHAGEEGPARRPPFRRRPCPPHRRNHQLNGLIAAAPDLRHLRTSLKGKILSGEGSGKGMGHGQQPPQQQQQEGGQEPPPPPASLSNHHREPRPQARTAQPQQRPHHRQASAPSAGDRNGVAGGEEEEEEEGREQEVGREEEEEESLLLLSRSLASSCSLQKSPPTDSSWAPQEEEEETPGDLTIRYVRYESELQMPDIMRLITKDLSEPYSIYTYRYFIHNWPQLCFLAMVGDECVGAIVCKLDMHKKMFRRGYIAMLAVDSKYRRKGIGTNLVKKAIYAMVEGDCDEVVLETEITNKSALKLYENLGFVRDKRLFRYYLNGVDALRLKLWLR is encoded by the exons ATGGCCGAGGTTCCGCCCGGGCCTAGCAGCGTCCTCGCCCCGCCGCCGGGAGACGCCGCCTCGCTCCTCTCGCCCTTCCCGGGAGCCgccgaggaggaagaagaggaggaggaggaggaagagggcggCTGCGGGGCCGCCGAGGCCGGGCATGCGGGCGAGGAGGGCcccgcccgccgcccccccttccGCCGCCGGCCCTGCCCGCCGCACCGGCGCAACCACCAGCTCAACGGCCTCATCGCCGCCGCGCCCGACCTGCGGCACTTGCGCACCTCCCTGAAGGGCAAGATCCTGAGCGGCGAGGGCAGCGGCAAGGGCATGGGACACGGGCAGCAgccgccccagcagcagcagcaggaaggggggcaggagccgccgcctccccccgcctccctcagCAACCACCACCGGGAGCCCCGGCCCCAAGCAAGGACTGCACAGCCCCAGCAACGCCCCCACCACCGCCAAGCTTCTGCCCCATCCGCCGGGGACAGGAACGGGgtggctgggggggaggaggaggaggaagaggaaggccgggagcaggaggtggggagggaggaggaggaggaggagtcgcTGCTCCTCCTCTCCCGCTCCTTGGCTTCCAGCTGCAGCCTGCAGAAAAGCCCCCCGACGGACTCTTCCTGGGccccgcaggaggaggaggaggagacgccGGGGGACCTCACGATACGATACGTCCGCTACGAGTCAGAGCTGCAGATGCCCGATATCATGAGACTGATCACCAAAGATCTGTCTGAACCCTACTCCATTTACACATATAGGTATTTTATCCACAACTGGCCTCAgctttgctttttg gcaatggTAGGAGATGAGTGCGTAGGTGCCATCGTGTGCAAGTTGGACATGCACAAAAAGATGTTTCGCAGAGGTTATATAGCCATGTTAGCCGTGGATTCCAAATACAGAAGAAAAGGCATAG GTACAAACTTGGTTAAGAAAGCTATTTATGCCATGGTAGAAGGAGATTGCGACGAG GTCGTCTTGGAAACCGAGATCACCAACAAGTCCGCGTTGAAACTTTACGAAAATCTCGGCTTTGTGCGGGACAAGCGGCTGTTCAGATACTATTTAAATGGTGTGGACGCGTTGCGTCTTAAACTGTGGCTGCGTTAA